The following are from one region of the Alphaproteobacteria bacterium genome:
- a CDS encoding sugar ABC transporter permease: protein MGLLRDSRLRVVVLFLPPALLLFTLFVILPMGEAAYYSVFNWDGYGTPSRFIDYRNYEKLINQRAFHAALINNGLIIVVSLLVQLPLALAMAVILAGKLRGAVAFRLIFFLPYVLAEIAAGLIWRFVYDGDYGLIAEIARWFGYESAHVLADRTWAIAAILGVIVWKYFGFHMMIYIAGLQGIPDSLFEAARIDGASRWQTLRYVTLPSLAPTIRLSVFFAVIGSLQLFDLIMPMTRGGPSDSTQTMVTFLYSFGIGRMEIGFGSAVGVVLFVICVAFAFTYKNTAMRHD from the coding sequence ATCGGCCTGCTGCGCGACAGTCGGCTGCGGGTGGTGGTGCTGTTCCTGCCGCCGGCCCTGCTGCTGTTCACGCTGTTCGTCATCCTGCCGATGGGCGAGGCGGCCTATTACAGCGTGTTCAACTGGGACGGCTACGGCACGCCCAGCCGCTTCATCGACTATCGCAACTACGAGAAGCTGATCAACCAGCGCGCCTTCCACGCGGCGCTGATCAACAACGGCCTGATCATCGTGGTCTCGTTGCTGGTGCAGCTGCCGCTGGCGCTGGCGATGGCGGTGATCCTGGCCGGCAAGCTGCGCGGCGCGGTCGCGTTCCGCCTGATCTTCTTCCTGCCCTATGTGCTGGCCGAGATCGCGGCCGGCCTGATCTGGCGCTTCGTCTATGACGGCGACTATGGCCTGATCGCCGAGATCGCGCGCTGGTTCGGCTACGAATCCGCCCACGTTCTGGCCGATCGCACCTGGGCGATCGCGGCCATCCTCGGCGTGATCGTGTGGAAGTATTTCGGCTTCCACATGATGATCTACATCGCCGGCCTGCAGGGCATTCCCGACAGCCTGTTCGAGGCGGCGCGGATCGACGGCGCCAGCCGCTGGCAGACCCTGCGCTACGTCACCCTGCCGTCGCTGGCGCCGACCATCCGCCTTTCGGTGTTCTTCGCGGTGATCGGCTCGCTGCAGCTGTTCGACCTGATCATGCCGATGACCCGCGGCGGGCCGTCCGACAGCACCCAGACCATGGTCACCTTCCTCTATTCCTTCGGCATCGGCCGGATGGAGATCGGCTTCGGCAGCGCGGTCGGCGTGGTGCTGTTCGTGATCTGCGTGGCGTTCGCCTTCACCTACAAGAACACGGCGATGCGCCATGACTGA
- a CDS encoding carbohydrate ABC transporter permease: protein MRAPAFDMAPVFKYLALLFVAGLILVPLVATALGGLKTIGELRTDPFGLPDGWIWDNYRDIVTGPRFWEMLWNSLVIAVLTVVLTVTAGATVAFLFAHLRFFGDRYLFAYFMLGLLFPAATAILPLFIKIRDLGLLDTYWGVVLPQTAFGLGLSILLFRGFFRQLPPDLLEAALIDGCGYVRFFWSVTLPLSLPILSTVSVFVFVQSWNNYLLPLVMLNNDPMFPWPLGLMQYQGEYGTDWPALLAFVTLTIVPAILMFLLAQKYIVAGLTAGATKG from the coding sequence ATGCGGGCCCCGGCATTCGACATGGCGCCGGTGTTCAAGTACCTGGCGCTGCTGTTCGTCGCCGGGCTGATCCTGGTGCCGCTGGTCGCCACCGCGCTCGGCGGGCTGAAGACGATCGGCGAGCTCAGAACCGATCCGTTCGGCCTGCCCGACGGCTGGATCTGGGACAACTACCGCGACATCGTCACCGGCCCGCGCTTCTGGGAGATGCTGTGGAACTCGCTGGTGATCGCGGTGCTGACGGTGGTGCTGACGGTCACGGCGGGCGCCACGGTCGCCTTCCTGTTCGCCCACCTGCGGTTCTTCGGCGATCGCTACCTGTTCGCCTATTTCATGCTGGGCCTGCTGTTCCCGGCGGCGACCGCGATCCTGCCGCTGTTCATCAAGATCCGCGACCTCGGCCTGCTCGACACCTATTGGGGCGTGGTGCTGCCGCAGACGGCGTTCGGGCTCGGCCTGTCGATCCTGCTGTTCCGCGGCTTCTTCCGCCAGCTGCCGCCCGACCTGCTGGAGGCGGCGCTGATCGACGGCTGCGGCTATGTCCGCTTCTTCTGGAGCGTGACCCTGCCGCTGTCGCTGCCGATCCTGTCGACGGTGTCGGTGTTCGTATTCGTGCAGAGCTGGAACAACTACCTGCTGCCGCTGGTGATGCTGAACAACGACCCGATGTTCCCGTGGCCGCTCGGCCTGATGCAATATCAGGGCGAGTACGGCACCGACTGGCCGGCCCTGCTGGCCTTCGTCACGCTGACCATCGTGCCGGCGATCCTGATGTTCCTGCTGGCGCAGAAGTACATCGTCGCCGGTCTGACCGCGGGGGCCACCAAGGGCTGA
- a CDS encoding autoinducer 2 ABC transporter substrate-binding protein yields MVSTVLRAVTAGVVAGGLAFGVAAAQDKPQMGVVVKIGGIPWFNAMEVGIQQRAEELGWDAWMVGPTSADPALQVRAVEDLIAQGVDAIGVVPNDAEVLEPVLARAREAGILVITHESPDQQNVDWNFEMASSVGFGVAHAQLLADKMGGAGDYALYVGSLTVPLHNAWADAATAYLEENYPDMHLVADRFGVAESVDDSRSTALDLMRAHPDLGGFLAFGSQGPIGAGRAVDERRRAGQTFVVGPFSPGQGQRLVHDGVITGGFMWNPMEAGKVFVTMADMLYDKTEITDGMEIPGLGEVHPDFENHNIIVDQLVELNADTVDALADMGL; encoded by the coding sequence ATGGTCAGCACCGTCCTTCGGGCTGTAACGGCCGGCGTGGTCGCCGGTGGGTTGGCTTTCGGCGTCGCCGCGGCACAGGACAAGCCGCAGATGGGTGTCGTGGTGAAGATCGGCGGCATTCCGTGGTTCAACGCGATGGAAGTCGGCATCCAGCAGCGTGCCGAGGAGCTCGGCTGGGACGCCTGGATGGTCGGCCCGACCAGCGCCGACCCGGCGCTGCAGGTGCGCGCGGTCGAGGACCTGATCGCCCAGGGCGTCGACGCGATCGGCGTGGTGCCGAACGATGCCGAGGTGCTGGAACCGGTGCTGGCGCGTGCGCGTGAGGCGGGCATTCTGGTCATCACCCACGAATCCCCCGACCAGCAGAATGTCGACTGGAACTTCGAGATGGCCTCGTCGGTCGGTTTCGGCGTGGCCCATGCCCAGCTGCTGGCCGACAAGATGGGCGGCGCCGGCGACTATGCGCTCTATGTCGGCTCGCTGACCGTGCCGCTGCACAACGCCTGGGCCGATGCCGCCACCGCCTATCTCGAGGAGAACTATCCCGATATGCACCTGGTCGCCGACCGGTTCGGCGTCGCCGAAAGCGTCGACGATTCGCGCAGCACCGCGCTCGACCTGATGCGCGCCCATCCCGACCTCGGCGGCTTCCTCGCCTTCGGCAGCCAGGGCCCGATCGGCGCCGGCCGTGCGGTCGACGAGCGCCGCCGCGCCGGCCAGACCTTCGTCGTCGGCCCGTTCTCGCCGGGCCAGGGCCAGCGGCTGGTGCATGACGGCGTCATCACCGGCGGGTTCATGTGGAACCCGATGGAGGCAGGCAAGGTGTTCGTGACCATGGCCGACATGCTGTACGACAAGACCGAGATCACCGACGGCATGGAGATCCCGGGCCTGGGCGAGGTCCACCCCGACTTCGAGAACCACAACATCATCGTCGATCAGCTGGTCGAGCTGAACGCCGACACGGTCGACGCCTTGGCCGACATGGGCCTCTAG
- a CDS encoding ABC transporter substrate-binding protein: protein MRLKLAATAFMATALAGVGAMAQTTVKWLHIEMNPDIAAYWEELAREYEAGHPGVTIEMQFLENEAFKAKLPTILQSDERPDIFYSWGGGVFQAQAEAGVLGDMTAAMNGDWAATLSPAGVDAFTYDGVVHGAPMLVSQVGFWYNKDLFAQAGVDAAAIGTWDDLLAAVQTLKDAGITPIAAGGADKWPLHFYWTHLAIRLGGKAGFEAATSGEGDGFANEIFVHSGELFQQLTEMEPFQDGYLAFTYPQAAGYFGDGLAAMHLMGNWDYNTARSQSASGQGLSDEQLGWFPFPQVPGGAGAPTDTLGGINGWLVSAGAPPEAADFLRFFLSPEHQREMGKRGYFIPVAVGAAEEMTNPFFRQISENIAASQYHQIFYDQMLGPSVGRVVNDVSTDLAAGVVTPQEAADLVQEAWEFEH, encoded by the coding sequence ATGCGGCTGAAACTCGCAGCGACGGCATTCATGGCGACGGCGCTGGCCGGCGTCGGCGCGATGGCGCAGACCACGGTGAAGTGGCTGCACATCGAGATGAACCCCGACATCGCCGCCTACTGGGAAGAGCTGGCGCGCGAATACGAGGCGGGCCACCCGGGCGTCACCATCGAGATGCAGTTCCTCGAGAACGAGGCGTTCAAGGCCAAGCTGCCGACGATCCTGCAGTCTGACGAGCGACCCGACATCTTCTACAGCTGGGGCGGCGGCGTGTTCCAGGCCCAGGCCGAGGCCGGAGTGCTGGGCGACATGACTGCGGCGATGAACGGCGACTGGGCGGCGACGCTGAGCCCGGCCGGCGTCGACGCCTTCACCTATGACGGCGTGGTCCACGGGGCGCCGATGCTCGTGTCGCAGGTGGGGTTCTGGTACAACAAGGACCTGTTCGCCCAGGCGGGCGTCGATGCCGCGGCGATCGGGACCTGGGACGACCTGCTTGCCGCCGTGCAGACCTTGAAGGATGCCGGCATCACGCCGATCGCGGCGGGCGGCGCCGACAAGTGGCCGCTGCATTTCTATTGGACCCACCTGGCGATCCGGCTCGGCGGCAAGGCCGGCTTCGAGGCGGCGACCAGCGGCGAGGGCGACGGCTTCGCCAACGAGATCTTCGTGCATTCCGGCGAGCTGTTCCAGCAGCTGACCGAGATGGAGCCGTTCCAGGACGGCTATCTCGCCTTCACCTATCCGCAGGCCGCCGGCTATTTCGGCGACGGGCTCGCCGCCATGCACCTGATGGGCAACTGGGACTACAACACCGCGCGGTCGCAGTCGGCCAGCGGCCAGGGCCTGTCCGACGAGCAGCTGGGCTGGTTCCCCTTCCCGCAGGTGCCGGGCGGCGCCGGTGCGCCGACCGACACGCTGGGCGGCATCAACGGCTGGCTGGTCTCCGCGGGCGCGCCGCCTGAGGCGGCCGACTTCCTGCGCTTCTTCCTCAGCCCCGAGCATCAGCGCGAGATGGGCAAGCGCGGCTACTTCATCCCGGTCGCGGTCGGTGCGGCCGAGGAGATGACCAACCCGTTCTTCCGTCAGATCTCGGAGAACATCGCGGCCTCGCAGTATCACCAGATCTTCTACGACCAGATGCTGGGGCCGTCGGTCGGGCGCGTGGTCAACGACGTCTCCACCGATCTTGCCGCCGGCGTGGTCACGCCGCAGGAAGCCGCCGACCTCGTGCAGGAGGCGTGGGAGTTCGAGCATTGA
- a CDS encoding sugar ABC transporter ATP-binding protein — translation MTYTAMEPDLGAPPALSVGGVSKRFGGVRALQDVDFEVAAGEVHCLAGENGSGKSTLIKIVSGVYAPDRGARIAIAGRACEGLSPVTARQLGVQVIWQDLALFPHLSVAENVAFEQNLGGLPRWVRHGRMRAAAQAVLDRLGVTLDLDRPVHSLSIAQRQVVAICRALVAEARIVFMDEPTASLTQAETDALIAVVRRLSAQGIAVVFVSHRLAEVLAVSSRVTVLRDGRKVGVFPSTGMTQARLTELMTGKTLETTVHAREVGEAPVVLETRGLTRRDEYEDVSIVVRRGEIVGLTGLLGAGRTELAATLFGLTRADRGEVLLNGEPVRFRSNRDAIRAGIGYVSEDRLSLGLVQPQSIADNIVAPVLDRIAGRAGLLSSRRKAALVRHWVDRLAIKIGRPEDAVATLSGGNQQRVVLAKWLATEPSLLILDSPTVGVDVGARAGIFDIVRDLAAAGVAILLISDEIPEAYHNADRVLHMRAGRIVGEYRPGATAMPALEAAVHA, via the coding sequence ATGACCTACACTGCGATGGAGCCCGACCTGGGCGCTCCGCCGGCGCTCAGCGTGGGCGGCGTGTCGAAGCGCTTCGGCGGCGTCCGGGCGCTGCAGGACGTCGACTTCGAGGTCGCCGCCGGCGAGGTGCATTGCCTGGCCGGCGAGAACGGGTCGGGCAAGAGCACGCTGATCAAGATCGTCAGCGGGGTCTACGCGCCCGACCGCGGCGCACGCATCGCCATCGCCGGACGCGCCTGCGAGGGCCTGTCGCCGGTGACGGCACGCCAGCTCGGCGTTCAGGTGATCTGGCAGGACCTTGCCCTGTTCCCCCATCTCAGCGTGGCCGAGAACGTGGCTTTCGAGCAGAATCTGGGCGGCCTGCCGCGCTGGGTGCGCCACGGCCGGATGCGGGCCGCCGCGCAGGCCGTGCTGGACCGGCTCGGCGTGACGCTCGATCTCGATCGCCCGGTGCACAGCCTGTCGATCGCCCAGCGCCAGGTGGTCGCGATCTGCCGTGCCCTGGTCGCCGAGGCGCGCATCGTGTTCATGGACGAGCCGACCGCCTCGCTGACGCAGGCCGAGACCGACGCGTTGATCGCGGTCGTGCGGCGCCTGTCGGCGCAGGGTATCGCCGTGGTGTTCGTCAGCCACCGGCTGGCCGAGGTGCTGGCGGTGTCGTCGCGCGTCACCGTGCTGCGCGACGGCCGCAAGGTCGGGGTGTTTCCCAGCACCGGGATGACCCAGGCGCGCCTGACCGAGCTGATGACCGGCAAGACCCTGGAGACCACGGTCCATGCCCGCGAGGTCGGCGAAGCGCCGGTGGTGCTGGAGACGCGGGGCCTGACGCGCCGGGACGAGTATGAGGACGTCTCGATCGTCGTGCGCCGCGGCGAGATCGTCGGCCTGACCGGCCTGCTCGGCGCCGGCAGGACCGAGCTCGCCGCCACCCTGTTCGGCCTGACCCGTGCCGACCGCGGCGAGGTGCTGCTGAACGGCGAGCCGGTGCGGTTCCGGTCCAACCGCGACGCAATCCGCGCCGGCATCGGCTATGTTTCCGAGGATCGGCTGTCGCTGGGGCTGGTGCAGCCGCAGTCGATCGCCGACAACATCGTCGCGCCGGTGCTCGACCGCATCGCCGGCCGCGCCGGCCTGCTCAGCTCGCGGCGCAAGGCGGCCCTGGTCCGCCACTGGGTCGACCGGCTGGCGATCAAGATCGGCCGCCCTGAGGACGCCGTCGCAACGCTGTCCGGCGGCAACCAGCAGCGCGTGGTGCTGGCCAAGTGGCTGGCGACCGAGCCGAGCCTGCTGATCCTGGATTCGCCGACCGTCGGCGTCGACGTCGGCGCGCGGGCCGGCATCTTCGACATCGTCCGCGACCTCGCCGCCGCCGGCGTCGCCATCCTGCTGATCTCGGACGAGATCCCCGAGGCCTATCACAATGCCGACCGGGTGCTGCACATGCGGGCCGGGCGCATCGTCGGCGAATACCGGCCGGGCGCGACGGCGATGCCGGCGCTGGAGGCTGCGGTCCATGCGTGA